A stretch of the Dioscorea cayenensis subsp. rotundata cultivar TDr96_F1 chromosome 4, TDr96_F1_v2_PseudoChromosome.rev07_lg8_w22 25.fasta, whole genome shotgun sequence genome encodes the following:
- the LOC120258037 gene encoding 2-oxoglutarate and iron-dependent oxygenase JMJD4, protein MGRLRIGGNVEKVDGRELSYKDFVERYMKPNLPVVLTGLMDGWSSCADWVTPDGLPNLPFFSSNFAQSIVQVADCGKKEFMDQKRIEMTVKEYIDHWLGIVNENCVSCLDSNKNSCSLLYLKDWHFVKEYPEYDAYTTPAFFIDDWLNQYLDSHFMHRNSDRDGAKNDVNCADYKFVYMGPKGTWTPLHADVFRSYSWSANVCGKKLWHLLPPSQSHLVFDRNLKNSVYDAYDKVSDVQFPDFKKTIWLECIQERNEIIFVPSGWYHQVCNLEDTISINHNWFNAHNLAWVWNLLLKDYHEAKEYIEDIREISDDFEGLCQRNLAANTGMNFYDFFSMIKRFALANSIQLSCLKYERNAFAKSTDKHEQLVYNLLSIQAVALSMKPVDAFTKENLKNKVVENHLAEILLEPEFIKLSMSLNQTYGMANEVLEQNYQSKMETSCLDSQNMGFLQDYSEFNVCCPEDLVKLVDHAISDHSSICNSCNLSLPSDASDLGSKLFKIYIV, encoded by the exons ATGGGGCGCCTCAGAATCGGAGGGAACGTCGAGAAGGTGGATGGTAGGGAGCTAAGCTACAAGGACTTCGTGGAGAGGTACATGAAACCCAATCTCCCCGTCGTCCTCACTGGCCTCATGGATGGCTGGAGCTCTTGTGCCGATTGGGTCACCCCCGATGGCCTCCCCAACctccccttcttctcctccaactTCGCCCAATCAATCGTCCAG GTAGCTGATTGTGGCAAAAAAGAGTTCATGGATCAGAAGAGAATTGAAATGACTGTGAAAGAGTACATTGATCATTGGCTTGGAATTGTTAATGAGAATTGTGTTAGTTGTTTAGATTCCAACAAGAACAGTTGCTCCTTGTTGTACCTCAAGGACTGGCATTTTGTTAAG GAGTACCCTGAATATGATGCTTACACAACTCCAGcattttttattgatgattggcTCAATCAATATCTTGACAGTCACTTTATGCACAGAAATTCTGATAGAGATGGTGCTAAAAATGACGTAAATTGTGCTGACTATAAGTTTGTGTACATGGGGCCAAAAG GTACATGGACTCCTCTTCATGCTGATGTATTTCGGTCGTACAGTTGGTCTGCAAATGTATGTGGCAAGAAACTTTGGCATCTTTTACCTCCTTCACAATCTCACCTTGTATTTGACAG gaatttaaaaaattcagtTTATGATGCCTATGATAAGGTTTCTGATGTACAGTTCCCTGACTTTAAGAAG ACAATTTGGCTTGAGTGTATTCAAGAACGAAATGAGATAATTTTTGTTCCCAGTGGGTGGTATCATCAAGTCTGTAATTTG GAAGATACGATATCAATAAACCACAATTGGTTCAATGCACACAACCTTGCTTGGGTG TGGAACCTACTTTTAAAGGATTACCATGAGGCAAAGGAATATATAGAAGACATTCGGGAGATCTCTGATGATTTTGAAGGCCTTTGTCAACGCAACCTTGCGGCCAATACAG GAATGAACTTCTATGATTTTTTCTCCATGATCAAAAGGTTCGCCTTAGCCAATTCAATACAACTGTCTTGCCTTAAATATGAGAGGAATGCCTTTGCGAAGTCAACTGACAAACATGAGCAACTTGTTTATAATCTTCTATCCATACAAGCAGTTGCATTGAGCATGAAACCTGTCGACGCCTTCACCAAAGAGAATCTAAAAAACAAGGTAGTTGAAAACCATCTGGCTGAGATTCTTCTTGAGCCTGAATTCATTAAACTAAGCATGTCATTAAATCAGACTTATGGTATGGCAAATGAGGTGTTAGAACAGAATTATCAGAGCAAAATGGAAACATCATGCCTAGACAGTCAGAACATGGGGTTTCTCCAAGATTATTCTGAATTCAATGTTTGTTGCCCAGAAGATTTGGTTAAATTAGTAGACCATGCAATTTCAGATCATAGCAGCATTTGTAATAGTTGCAATCTCAGTTTGCCATCTGATGCAAGTGATCTGGGATCCAAATTGTTCAAGATTTATATTGTCTAA
- the LOC120259392 gene encoding two pore potassium channel c-like, translating into MDTEPLLIPSSGRRKLSSSSMLCPLPEDGEISIPIPISIPCPSSPSSPSSLKDRLIFGAAATSRSPLAPDEEVKLERDKNDESFVPWCSTKTNLHRSRTAPAMSTINDVAGDHPDTDLPPPRRPAIIRQAFLFLFLYLAVGVVVYTIQRSHFSADETHPVVDALYFCIVTMCTIGYGDITPRTPSAKFFSITFVLVGFGFIDILLSGMVSYVLDLQESLLLGAVRKANHNSYIVDVKKGRMRIRLKVGLALGVVVLCIGVGTGVLRFVERLDWLDAFYLSVMSVTTVGYGDRAFKSMPGRLFAAIWLLVSTLAVARAFLYLAEARVDKRHRMMAKWVLGRHMTVAEFLAADIDHNGYVTKSEFVIYKLKEMGKISEKDVMQVCDKFDRLDTGNCGKITLSDLIESHH; encoded by the exons ATGGATACGGAACCACTCCTCATCCCATCATCGGGTAGAAGGAAACTTAGTAGCTCTTCCATGCTCTGCCCACTCCCAGAGGACGGTGAGATCTCCATCCCAATTCCCATCTCCATACCTTGCCCTTCATCTCCTTCCTCCCCTTCGTCCCTCAAGGACCGCCTTATCTTCGGTGCCGCTGCCACATCTAGATCGCCGCTTGCCCCGGATGAGGAAGTCAAGCTTGAGAGGGATAAGAACGATGAATCCTTTGTTCCATGGTGTTCAACCAAGACCAACCTCCACCGCTCTCGGACCGCCCCTGCTATGTCTACTATCAACGACGTCGCCGGGGATCATCCAGACACCGACCTCCCTCCCCCTCGCCGACCCGCCATCATCCGCCAAGCGttcctctttctcttcctctacCTCGCTGTCGGCGTCGTCGTCTACACCATTCAACGCAGCCATTTCTCCGCTGATGAGACCCACCCGGTCGTCGACGCCCTCTACTTTTGCATCGTCACTATGTGCACTATAGGATATGGCGACATCACTCCGCGTACTCCCTCAGCGAAGTTCTTCTCCATCACCTTCGTTCTGGTTGGATTCGGCTTCATCGATATCCTTCTTTCCGGCATGGTGTCCTATGTGCTTGATCTCCAGGAGTCGCTTCTCCTGGGCGCCGTCCGCAAGGCTAATCACAACTCGTACATCGTTGATGTGAAGAAGGGCAGGATGCGGATCCGGCTCAAGGTCGGTCTTGCCCTTGGCGTCGTCGTTCTCTGCATCGGGGTTGGCACTGGTGTCTTGCGGTTCGTAGAGAGGCTGGATTGGCTGGACGCTTTCTACCTATCGGTCATGTCCGTCACCACCGTCGGCTACGGGGATCGTGCCTTCAAGTCAATGCCTGGCCGGCTTTTTGCTGCTATATGGTTGCTCGTCTCCACTCTCGCCGTCGCCCGTGCTTTTCTCTACTTGGCCGAGGCCAGGGTTGACAAGAGACACCGAATGATGGCCAAGTGGGTGCTCGGCAGGCATATGACCGTCGCCGAGTTCCTCGCCGCCGATATTGATCACAATGGCTATGTCAC GAAATCAGAATTTGTCATCTATAAGCTAAAGGAAATGGGGAAGATATCAGAGAAAGACGTCATGCAAGTATGTGATAAATTTGATAGGCTGGACACCGGAAATTGTGGAAAGATCACTCTCTCAGATCTCATCGAGTCTCACCActaa
- the LOC120259025 gene encoding cysteine-rich receptor-like protein kinase 2 yields the protein MSFTRALPFLLVFLSSWNPSAGDPRTSFVAQFCNSTQSANGPLLADYFVPAMDNLSSLVHSNGYGTTVYGQAPNAVYGLGQCLGDLDSIDCQLCFSEIRSQLPKCYPKTGGRIYLDGCFGRYENYSFFNRIFDANDTSVCNNTRKSSNSGVFTGLLREIVGNVTSSAVGAGGYAVNSASNSGSTIYVLAQCWQNLNKALCNSCLTAATSSILGCAPALEGRALFAGCFIRYSNSLFWNTYQTNSSSSGSDLPWIIPVSVVGALLLIVGFVVWWKIVRKKKSKYFEEFYQPGLTISQSNLHFKYGELKKATGNFSQSNKLGQGSYGTVYKAVLSDNKEVAVKRLLLNTRQWIDQFFNEVNLVNQVRHKNLVKLLGFSVDGPESLLLYEYFANRSLDLFIFDTTPDKHLDWDQRYDIIQGVAEGLAYLHEESETRIIHRDIKASNILLDDKFKPKITDFGLARSFPEDQTHLSTGVAGTLGYMAPEYVVHGHLTEKADVYSFGMLILEIVTGKKCSNAIGPRTGQSLLSKAWNHYRDDTLSEIITESIYTESAKDEIVHVIKTGLFCTQANPHDRPTMLKVVELLRNSKREEEFVLTDPPFLDVDIDVEEGEVSCLLTNSSAQAMSTSSSQFSAR from the exons ATGAGCTTCACCAGGGCACTCCCGTTCCTTCTCGTGTTTCTCAGCTCATGGAATCCATCGGCCGGAGATCCTCGCACCTCCTTCGTCGCCCAGTTCTGCAACTCTACTCAATCCGCGAATGGCCCTCTTCTTGCGGATTATTTCGTCCCTGCCATGGATAACCTCAGCTCGCTCGTGCACAGCAATGGATACGGCACCACCGTCTATGGCCAGGCTCCTAACGCTGTCTATGGCCTCGGCCAGTGTTTGGGCGATCTCGATTCCATTGATTGTCAGCTTTGCTTCTCTGAAATCCGATCGCAGTTGCCCAAGTGTTACCCTAAGACCGGTGGAAGGATCTACCTTGATGGTTGCTTTGGTCGCTATGAGAATTACTCCTTTTTTAATCGGATCTTCGATGCCAATGATACCAGTGTCTGTAATAACACCAGGAAAAGTTCTAATTCTGGGGTTTTCACTGGGCTTCTCAGAGAGATCGTTGGGAATGTGACATCGAGTGCTGTGGGTGCTGGCGGCTATGCTGTTAACTCTGCTTCAAACTCTGGTTCTACTATCTATGTGCTTGCGCAGTGCTGGCAGAACTTGAATAAAGCCCTTTGTAACTCCTGCCTTACTGCTGCGACGTCCTCCATTCTCGGCTGTGCTCCGGCACTGGAAGGTCGGGCGCTTTTTGCTGGCTGCTTCATTCGTTATTCTAACTCCCTTTTCTGGAATACGTACCAGACCAATTCCTCTTCTTCAG GTAGTGACCTTCCCTGGATAATACCAGTCTCTGTGGTAGGTGCTCTTCTATTGATAGTAGGATTTGTGGTTTGGTGGAAGATAGTGCGCAAAAAAAAGTCGAAATATTTTGAAG AATTTTACCAGCCGGGACTAACTATTTCTCAGTCGAATCTGCATTTCAAATATGGGGAGTTGAAAAAAGCTACTGGCAACTTCAGTCAGTCAAACAAACTTGGTCAGGGTAGCTATGGAACTGTTTACAAG GCTGTTCTTTCTGATAATAAAGAAGTTGCTGTGAAGAGGCTATTGCTGAATACAAGACAATGGATTGATCAGTTCTTTAATGAAGTGAATCTGGTAAATCAAGTCCGTCACAAAAATCTAGTCAAATTGCTGGGCTTCAGTGTAGATGGCCCTGAGAGTTTGCTTCTTTACGAGTATTTTGCCAACAGAAGCCTGGATCTTTTTATTTTCG ATACAACCCCTGATAAGCATTTAGACTGGGATCAAAGGTATGATATCATTCAAGGAGTAGCAGAAGGGTTGGCTTATCTCCATGAAGAATCTGAGACTCGAATCATTCACCGAGATATTAAGGCGAGCAATATTCTCTTGGATGATAAATTCAAGCCTAAGATAACTGATTTTGGGCTTGCAAGATCTTTTCCCGAGGATCAAACACATCTTAGTACTGGAGTAGCTGGAACCCT GGGTTATATGGCGCCTGAATATGTTGTGCATGGTCATCTAACTGAGAAAGCGGATGTGTACAGCTTTGGTATGTTGATTCTTGAAATTGTAACCGGGAAAAAATGCAGCAATGCCATTGGGCCACGTACTGGGCAATCTCTCTTATCAAAG GCATGGAACCATTACAGGGATGATACATTGAGTGAGATCATCACAGAAAGTATATATACGGAAAGCGCGAAGGATGAGATTGTGCATGTGATTAAGACAGGATTATTCTGCACACAGGCCAATCCGCATGATCGGCCAACCATGCTCAAGGTAGTAGAGCTGCTAAGGAACAGCAAGAGGGAGGAGGAGTTTGTCCTTACAGACCCACCATTCCTAGACGTTGATATAGATGTGGAAGAAGGTGAAGTCTCATGTTTGTTAACAAACAGCTCTGCTCAAGCAATGTCGACATCATCATCACAATTCAGTGcgagataa